In Plutella xylostella chromosome 3, ilPluXylo3.1, whole genome shotgun sequence, the following proteins share a genomic window:
- the LOC105389461 gene encoding uncharacterized protein LOC105389461 isoform X1, translating to MIRIRKCVVDGCKSDVGSKTSRWPHDPRVSDVWLDTLKPYCSGLMGLPRYRLREKVVCLKHFEPKSFTRGRRHYMAVPSLFTAEEISSGKPKYENFHSMHAKWDHDYAKKIPLNAPLETTKRHLSGSELEDIIKVLNTVNLEHSYALPPSKKKKFNTDGNDTNVSCGSNSQRELDNVNISAATDISGTIPDDITTAECTVRIPEVISPSCSRRSNLTLETKTARKRLIKSVQQLTPRCKKMYQKCSTILKSRRRIVQSYQERIEKAEKLNQNKSFSELVEKLTPQAKTFLKMQVTLANRHIKRRRFTTEQKLLALSLQKQSPKGYKLLHKIFILPSRRTLRKFTHHISLAPGINENIFTQLKESVRNWDDKKKCCSIVFDEVALTPHLTFLESEDRIDGFVNFGAEVERKLCDHALVFMVRGICTSWRQPIAYYLCEGTTPTIKLKNILKEVVTAVSQTGLLPKALVCDQGSTFQSCMNSMRADTRRCQLLRNDLPNNKVEIDGHALNIIFDPPHLIKGIRNNFLNKDMMFKGNIARWSDIVEVYKNDCHVGEIRMLHKLTDEHVIPDKIRKMKVKNCTQVISERTAAMLLFTSNYGTHADGSLVSSTMKNTAEAVLFFDRVFDSVNGSRGGSAPGKMRGPVKEINGECKHLDFWKESIRVLQDLYYVDTNVGDRKRVPSVKNWITTLESFINLWVELKDMGVSFFYTRNLNQDPLENFFGRIRALNYRNVNPDPYSFICSFKSLLVTDVLGPHSPNSNCEEDMGEAIFNKGLMFEVHGAPANLPVAGPSREPRASPSPSLLQQAREETQNVRSSAFTAGFVSRQLIKKIPCTDCRKTMLTTEITDVHDWVTQRERRLLKGRNLKYPNTKFIILFRKLVTCINQYLEYHSHQKSVVKYIKVEFLKSADVSWLGCSQHCRELLDMFVSLVCRVQIHNWCNCINKIMKGSFLGKMSSSSMTPMQEIAFKKYTTLRVKK from the exons ATGATTCGGATTCGCAAGTGCGTCGTAGATGGCTGCAAATCTGATGTGGGATCTAAAACCTCCCGGTGGCCGCATGACCCTCGAGTTTCAGATGTTTGGTTGGACACTCTCAAACCATATTGTTCCGGGTTGATGGGCCTACCTAGATATCGTCTCAGGGAAAAAGTT GTGTGTTTGAAGCATTTTGAACCCAAAAGTTTCACAAGAGGAAGGAGGCACTACATGGctgtaccatctttatttacagCTGAGGAAATTTCATCTGGCAAGccaaaatatgaaa atttcCACTCTATGCATGCTAAATGGGATCACGattatgcaaagaaaatacctcTCAATGCACCTCTGGAAACTACCAAAAGGCATCTGTCAGGATCAGAAC TGGAAGACATTATAAAAGTGTTAAATACAGTGAACCTTGAGCATTCATATGCACTGCCACccagtaaaaaaaagaagttTAATACTG ATGGTAACGACACTAATGTTTCGTGTGGTTCTAACTCGCAGAGAGAGTTAGATAATGTTAACATATCCGCAGCAACAGACA tttcagggACCATTCCTGATGACATCACGACCGCAGAATGTACAGTTCGTATTCCGGAAGTCATATCTCCTAGCTGTTCAAGAAGGTCCAATCTGACATTAG AAACCAAGACGGCAAGGAAAAGACTTATAAAAAGTGTACAACAATTAACCCCCAGATGCAAGAAAATGTACCAAAAATGCTCGACTATACTGAAATCCCGTCGTCGTATAGTTCAGTCATACCAGGAGCGAATAGAAAAAGCTGAAAAACTCAATCAGAATAAATCTTTTTCTGAGCTTGTAGAGAAACTGACTCCTCAAGCCAAGACATTCCTTAAAATGCAGGTCACGCTCGCCAATAGACATATAAAAAGACGGAGGTTCACAACTGAACAGAAACTCTTGGCTCTATCACTCCAAAAGCAAAGTCCGAAAGGATATAAATTGCTGCACAAGATATTTATCTTGCCTAGCAGGCGCACTCTAAGAAAATTTACCCATCATATTTCTCTTGCACCGggaataaatgaaaatatatttacacaacTAAAGGAGTCAGTTCGGAATTGGGATGACAAAAAAAAGTGCTGTTCCATTGTGTTTGATGAAGTGGCGTTGACACCTCATTTGACATTCTTAGAATCTGAAGATCGCATTGACGGTTTTGTGAATTTTGGCGCCGAAGTGGAAAGGAAACTATGCGATCATGCCCTTGTTTTTATGGTTCGAGGTATATGCACTTCATGGAGACAGCCCATAGcttattatttatgtgaagGAACAACTCCAACTATTAAGttgaaaaacattttaaag GAAGTAGTGACTGCTGTCTCTCAAACGGGACTTCTTCCAAAAGCGCTAGTATGCGACCAAGGGTCGACGTTTCAATCCTGCATGAACAGTATGCGAGCAGATACTCGCAGATGTCAATTACTCCGTAATGATCTTCCAA ATAACAAAGTGGAGATTGATGGTCATGCGCTGAACATAATTTTCGACCCTCCGCACCTCATTAAAGGGATACggaataactttttaaacaaagatatGATGTTTAAAGGAAATATAGCTAGATGGAGTGACATTGTCGAAGTGTACAAAAATGACTGCCACGTAGGAGAAATTAGAATGCTTCATAAATTAACAGATGAACATGTCATCCCAGATAAAATAAGGAAAATGAAAGTTAAAAACTGTACACAAGTCATCAGCGAGCGAACCGCTGCAATGCTCTTGTTTACATCCAATTATG GCACGCATGCAGATGGTTCGTTGGTTAGTTCAACCATGAAGAATACTGCGGAAGCAGTCCTATTTTTTGATCGAGTATTTGACAGCGTGAACgg GTCCCGTGGTGGCTCGGCTCCCGGCAAGATGCGAGGACCggttaaagaaataaatggaGAGTGCAAACATCTGGACTTTTGGAAGGAGAGTATTAGAGTTTTGCAGGATCTATACTATGTAGATACTAATGTTGGTGATCGAAAAAGGGTACCCAGTGTAAAAAACTGGATAACAACATTAgaaagttttataaatttgtgGGTTGAGCTTAAAGATATGGGTGTAAGCTTTTTTTACACTCGTAATTTAAATCAGGACCCGTTAGAGAATTTTTTTGGCCGAATACGTGCACTTAATTATAGGAATGTTAATCCTGACCCTTATTCGTTCATCTGCTCCTTTAAGTCTCTGTTAGTGACTGATGTCCTCGGCCCACATTCTCCGAACTCTAATTGCGAGGAGGATATGGGGGAGGCTATCTTTAATAAGGGATTAATGTTCGAAGTCCATGGTGCTCCAGCTAATTTGCCTGTTGCAGGCCCTTCCCGTGAGCCGCGAGCATCTCCGTCGCCGTCGCTGCTGCAGCAGGCGCGCGAGGAGACGCAGAACGTCCGCTCTTCTGCCTTCACTGCCGGATTTGTATCACGCCAACTTATTAAAAAGATACCTTGCACTGATTGTCGAAAAACAATGTTGACTACCGAAATTACTGATGTACATGACTGGGTTACACAAAGAGAGCGTAGGCTTTTAAAGGGAAGAAACTTAAAGTATCCAAATACtaaatttatcattttgtTCCGGAAATTAGTAACTTGCATTAATCAATATTTAGAATATCATAGTCACCAAAAGAGtgtagtaaaatatattaaagtaGAATTTCTAAAATCAGCAGATGTAAGCTGGTTGGGATGTAGTCAGCATTGTCGAGAACTACTAGATATGTTTGTCAGTCTGGTGTGCCGAGTTCAAATTCACAATTGGTGCAAttgtatcaataaaattatgaaagggTCATTTTTAGGCAaaatgtcatcatcatctatGACCCCTATGCAAGAAattgcatttaaaaaatatactacgtTAAGAGTTAAAAAGTAG
- the LOC105389461 gene encoding uncharacterized protein LOC105389461 isoform X2 encodes MIRIRKCVVDGCKSDVGSKTSRWPHDPRVSDVWLDTLKPYCSGLMGLPRYRLREKVVCLKHFEPKSFTRGRRHYMAVPSLFTAEEISSGKPKYENFHSMHAKWDHDYAKKIPLNAPLETTKRHLSGSELEDIIKVLNTVNLEHSYALPPSKKKKFNTDGNDTNVSCGSNSQRELDNVNISAATDRTIPDDITTAECTVRIPEVISPSCSRRSNLTLETKTARKRLIKSVQQLTPRCKKMYQKCSTILKSRRRIVQSYQERIEKAEKLNQNKSFSELVEKLTPQAKTFLKMQVTLANRHIKRRRFTTEQKLLALSLQKQSPKGYKLLHKIFILPSRRTLRKFTHHISLAPGINENIFTQLKESVRNWDDKKKCCSIVFDEVALTPHLTFLESEDRIDGFVNFGAEVERKLCDHALVFMVRGICTSWRQPIAYYLCEGTTPTIKLKNILKEVVTAVSQTGLLPKALVCDQGSTFQSCMNSMRADTRRCQLLRNDLPNNKVEIDGHALNIIFDPPHLIKGIRNNFLNKDMMFKGNIARWSDIVEVYKNDCHVGEIRMLHKLTDEHVIPDKIRKMKVKNCTQVISERTAAMLLFTSNYGTHADGSLVSSTMKNTAEAVLFFDRVFDSVNGSRGGSAPGKMRGPVKEINGECKHLDFWKESIRVLQDLYYVDTNVGDRKRVPSVKNWITTLESFINLWVELKDMGVSFFYTRNLNQDPLENFFGRIRALNYRNVNPDPYSFICSFKSLLVTDVLGPHSPNSNCEEDMGEAIFNKGLMFEVHGAPANLPVAGPSREPRASPSPSLLQQAREETQNVRSSAFTAGFVSRQLIKKIPCTDCRKTMLTTEITDVHDWVTQRERRLLKGRNLKYPNTKFIILFRKLVTCINQYLEYHSHQKSVVKYIKVEFLKSADVSWLGCSQHCRELLDMFVSLVCRVQIHNWCNCINKIMKGSFLGKMSSSSMTPMQEIAFKKYTTLRVKK; translated from the exons ATGATTCGGATTCGCAAGTGCGTCGTAGATGGCTGCAAATCTGATGTGGGATCTAAAACCTCCCGGTGGCCGCATGACCCTCGAGTTTCAGATGTTTGGTTGGACACTCTCAAACCATATTGTTCCGGGTTGATGGGCCTACCTAGATATCGTCTCAGGGAAAAAGTT GTGTGTTTGAAGCATTTTGAACCCAAAAGTTTCACAAGAGGAAGGAGGCACTACATGGctgtaccatctttatttacagCTGAGGAAATTTCATCTGGCAAGccaaaatatgaaa atttcCACTCTATGCATGCTAAATGGGATCACGattatgcaaagaaaatacctcTCAATGCACCTCTGGAAACTACCAAAAGGCATCTGTCAGGATCAGAAC TGGAAGACATTATAAAAGTGTTAAATACAGTGAACCTTGAGCATTCATATGCACTGCCACccagtaaaaaaaagaagttTAATACTG ATGGTAACGACACTAATGTTTCGTGTGGTTCTAACTCGCAGAGAGAGTTAGATAATGTTAACATATCCGCAGCAACAGACA ggACCATTCCTGATGACATCACGACCGCAGAATGTACAGTTCGTATTCCGGAAGTCATATCTCCTAGCTGTTCAAGAAGGTCCAATCTGACATTAG AAACCAAGACGGCAAGGAAAAGACTTATAAAAAGTGTACAACAATTAACCCCCAGATGCAAGAAAATGTACCAAAAATGCTCGACTATACTGAAATCCCGTCGTCGTATAGTTCAGTCATACCAGGAGCGAATAGAAAAAGCTGAAAAACTCAATCAGAATAAATCTTTTTCTGAGCTTGTAGAGAAACTGACTCCTCAAGCCAAGACATTCCTTAAAATGCAGGTCACGCTCGCCAATAGACATATAAAAAGACGGAGGTTCACAACTGAACAGAAACTCTTGGCTCTATCACTCCAAAAGCAAAGTCCGAAAGGATATAAATTGCTGCACAAGATATTTATCTTGCCTAGCAGGCGCACTCTAAGAAAATTTACCCATCATATTTCTCTTGCACCGggaataaatgaaaatatatttacacaacTAAAGGAGTCAGTTCGGAATTGGGATGACAAAAAAAAGTGCTGTTCCATTGTGTTTGATGAAGTGGCGTTGACACCTCATTTGACATTCTTAGAATCTGAAGATCGCATTGACGGTTTTGTGAATTTTGGCGCCGAAGTGGAAAGGAAACTATGCGATCATGCCCTTGTTTTTATGGTTCGAGGTATATGCACTTCATGGAGACAGCCCATAGcttattatttatgtgaagGAACAACTCCAACTATTAAGttgaaaaacattttaaag GAAGTAGTGACTGCTGTCTCTCAAACGGGACTTCTTCCAAAAGCGCTAGTATGCGACCAAGGGTCGACGTTTCAATCCTGCATGAACAGTATGCGAGCAGATACTCGCAGATGTCAATTACTCCGTAATGATCTTCCAA ATAACAAAGTGGAGATTGATGGTCATGCGCTGAACATAATTTTCGACCCTCCGCACCTCATTAAAGGGATACggaataactttttaaacaaagatatGATGTTTAAAGGAAATATAGCTAGATGGAGTGACATTGTCGAAGTGTACAAAAATGACTGCCACGTAGGAGAAATTAGAATGCTTCATAAATTAACAGATGAACATGTCATCCCAGATAAAATAAGGAAAATGAAAGTTAAAAACTGTACACAAGTCATCAGCGAGCGAACCGCTGCAATGCTCTTGTTTACATCCAATTATG GCACGCATGCAGATGGTTCGTTGGTTAGTTCAACCATGAAGAATACTGCGGAAGCAGTCCTATTTTTTGATCGAGTATTTGACAGCGTGAACgg GTCCCGTGGTGGCTCGGCTCCCGGCAAGATGCGAGGACCggttaaagaaataaatggaGAGTGCAAACATCTGGACTTTTGGAAGGAGAGTATTAGAGTTTTGCAGGATCTATACTATGTAGATACTAATGTTGGTGATCGAAAAAGGGTACCCAGTGTAAAAAACTGGATAACAACATTAgaaagttttataaatttgtgGGTTGAGCTTAAAGATATGGGTGTAAGCTTTTTTTACACTCGTAATTTAAATCAGGACCCGTTAGAGAATTTTTTTGGCCGAATACGTGCACTTAATTATAGGAATGTTAATCCTGACCCTTATTCGTTCATCTGCTCCTTTAAGTCTCTGTTAGTGACTGATGTCCTCGGCCCACATTCTCCGAACTCTAATTGCGAGGAGGATATGGGGGAGGCTATCTTTAATAAGGGATTAATGTTCGAAGTCCATGGTGCTCCAGCTAATTTGCCTGTTGCAGGCCCTTCCCGTGAGCCGCGAGCATCTCCGTCGCCGTCGCTGCTGCAGCAGGCGCGCGAGGAGACGCAGAACGTCCGCTCTTCTGCCTTCACTGCCGGATTTGTATCACGCCAACTTATTAAAAAGATACCTTGCACTGATTGTCGAAAAACAATGTTGACTACCGAAATTACTGATGTACATGACTGGGTTACACAAAGAGAGCGTAGGCTTTTAAAGGGAAGAAACTTAAAGTATCCAAATACtaaatttatcattttgtTCCGGAAATTAGTAACTTGCATTAATCAATATTTAGAATATCATAGTCACCAAAAGAGtgtagtaaaatatattaaagtaGAATTTCTAAAATCAGCAGATGTAAGCTGGTTGGGATGTAGTCAGCATTGTCGAGAACTACTAGATATGTTTGTCAGTCTGGTGTGCCGAGTTCAAATTCACAATTGGTGCAAttgtatcaataaaattatgaaagggTCATTTTTAGGCAaaatgtcatcatcatctatGACCCCTATGCAAGAAattgcatttaaaaaatatactacgtTAAGAGTTAAAAAGTAG
- the LOC105389461 gene encoding uncharacterized protein LOC105389461 isoform X4: MIRIRKCVVDGCKSDVGSKTSRWPHDPRVSDVWLDTLKPYCSGLMGLPRYRLREKVVCLKHFEPKSFTRGRRHYMAVPSLFTAEEISSGKPKYENFHSMHAKWDHDYAKKIPLNAPLETTKRHLSGSEHGNDTNVSCGSNSQRELDNVNISAATDRTIPDDITTAECTVRIPEVISPSCSRRSNLTLETKTARKRLIKSVQQLTPRCKKMYQKCSTILKSRRRIVQSYQERIEKAEKLNQNKSFSELVEKLTPQAKTFLKMQVTLANRHIKRRRFTTEQKLLALSLQKQSPKGYKLLHKIFILPSRRTLRKFTHHISLAPGINENIFTQLKESVRNWDDKKKCCSIVFDEVALTPHLTFLESEDRIDGFVNFGAEVERKLCDHALVFMVRGICTSWRQPIAYYLCEGTTPTIKLKNILKEVVTAVSQTGLLPKALVCDQGSTFQSCMNSMRADTRRCQLLRNDLPNNKVEIDGHALNIIFDPPHLIKGIRNNFLNKDMMFKGNIARWSDIVEVYKNDCHVGEIRMLHKLTDEHVIPDKIRKMKVKNCTQVISERTAAMLLFTSNYGTHADGSLVSSTMKNTAEAVLFFDRVFDSVNGSRGGSAPGKMRGPVKEINGECKHLDFWKESIRVLQDLYYVDTNVGDRKRVPSVKNWITTLESFINLWVELKDMGVSFFYTRNLNQDPLENFFGRIRALNYRNVNPDPYSFICSFKSLLVTDVLGPHSPNSNCEEDMGEAIFNKGLMFEVHGAPANLPVAGPSREPRASPSPSLLQQAREETQNVRSSAFTAGFVSRQLIKKIPCTDCRKTMLTTEITDVHDWVTQRERRLLKGRNLKYPNTKFIILFRKLVTCINQYLEYHSHQKSVVKYIKVEFLKSADVSWLGCSQHCRELLDMFVSLVCRVQIHNWCNCINKIMKGSFLGKMSSSSMTPMQEIAFKKYTTLRVKK, translated from the exons ATGATTCGGATTCGCAAGTGCGTCGTAGATGGCTGCAAATCTGATGTGGGATCTAAAACCTCCCGGTGGCCGCATGACCCTCGAGTTTCAGATGTTTGGTTGGACACTCTCAAACCATATTGTTCCGGGTTGATGGGCCTACCTAGATATCGTCTCAGGGAAAAAGTT GTGTGTTTGAAGCATTTTGAACCCAAAAGTTTCACAAGAGGAAGGAGGCACTACATGGctgtaccatctttatttacagCTGAGGAAATTTCATCTGGCAAGccaaaatatgaaa atttcCACTCTATGCATGCTAAATGGGATCACGattatgcaaagaaaatacctcTCAATGCACCTCTGGAAACTACCAAAAGGCATCTGTCAGGATCAGAAC ATGGTAACGACACTAATGTTTCGTGTGGTTCTAACTCGCAGAGAGAGTTAGATAATGTTAACATATCCGCAGCAACAGACA ggACCATTCCTGATGACATCACGACCGCAGAATGTACAGTTCGTATTCCGGAAGTCATATCTCCTAGCTGTTCAAGAAGGTCCAATCTGACATTAG AAACCAAGACGGCAAGGAAAAGACTTATAAAAAGTGTACAACAATTAACCCCCAGATGCAAGAAAATGTACCAAAAATGCTCGACTATACTGAAATCCCGTCGTCGTATAGTTCAGTCATACCAGGAGCGAATAGAAAAAGCTGAAAAACTCAATCAGAATAAATCTTTTTCTGAGCTTGTAGAGAAACTGACTCCTCAAGCCAAGACATTCCTTAAAATGCAGGTCACGCTCGCCAATAGACATATAAAAAGACGGAGGTTCACAACTGAACAGAAACTCTTGGCTCTATCACTCCAAAAGCAAAGTCCGAAAGGATATAAATTGCTGCACAAGATATTTATCTTGCCTAGCAGGCGCACTCTAAGAAAATTTACCCATCATATTTCTCTTGCACCGggaataaatgaaaatatatttacacaacTAAAGGAGTCAGTTCGGAATTGGGATGACAAAAAAAAGTGCTGTTCCATTGTGTTTGATGAAGTGGCGTTGACACCTCATTTGACATTCTTAGAATCTGAAGATCGCATTGACGGTTTTGTGAATTTTGGCGCCGAAGTGGAAAGGAAACTATGCGATCATGCCCTTGTTTTTATGGTTCGAGGTATATGCACTTCATGGAGACAGCCCATAGcttattatttatgtgaagGAACAACTCCAACTATTAAGttgaaaaacattttaaag GAAGTAGTGACTGCTGTCTCTCAAACGGGACTTCTTCCAAAAGCGCTAGTATGCGACCAAGGGTCGACGTTTCAATCCTGCATGAACAGTATGCGAGCAGATACTCGCAGATGTCAATTACTCCGTAATGATCTTCCAA ATAACAAAGTGGAGATTGATGGTCATGCGCTGAACATAATTTTCGACCCTCCGCACCTCATTAAAGGGATACggaataactttttaaacaaagatatGATGTTTAAAGGAAATATAGCTAGATGGAGTGACATTGTCGAAGTGTACAAAAATGACTGCCACGTAGGAGAAATTAGAATGCTTCATAAATTAACAGATGAACATGTCATCCCAGATAAAATAAGGAAAATGAAAGTTAAAAACTGTACACAAGTCATCAGCGAGCGAACCGCTGCAATGCTCTTGTTTACATCCAATTATG GCACGCATGCAGATGGTTCGTTGGTTAGTTCAACCATGAAGAATACTGCGGAAGCAGTCCTATTTTTTGATCGAGTATTTGACAGCGTGAACgg GTCCCGTGGTGGCTCGGCTCCCGGCAAGATGCGAGGACCggttaaagaaataaatggaGAGTGCAAACATCTGGACTTTTGGAAGGAGAGTATTAGAGTTTTGCAGGATCTATACTATGTAGATACTAATGTTGGTGATCGAAAAAGGGTACCCAGTGTAAAAAACTGGATAACAACATTAgaaagttttataaatttgtgGGTTGAGCTTAAAGATATGGGTGTAAGCTTTTTTTACACTCGTAATTTAAATCAGGACCCGTTAGAGAATTTTTTTGGCCGAATACGTGCACTTAATTATAGGAATGTTAATCCTGACCCTTATTCGTTCATCTGCTCCTTTAAGTCTCTGTTAGTGACTGATGTCCTCGGCCCACATTCTCCGAACTCTAATTGCGAGGAGGATATGGGGGAGGCTATCTTTAATAAGGGATTAATGTTCGAAGTCCATGGTGCTCCAGCTAATTTGCCTGTTGCAGGCCCTTCCCGTGAGCCGCGAGCATCTCCGTCGCCGTCGCTGCTGCAGCAGGCGCGCGAGGAGACGCAGAACGTCCGCTCTTCTGCCTTCACTGCCGGATTTGTATCACGCCAACTTATTAAAAAGATACCTTGCACTGATTGTCGAAAAACAATGTTGACTACCGAAATTACTGATGTACATGACTGGGTTACACAAAGAGAGCGTAGGCTTTTAAAGGGAAGAAACTTAAAGTATCCAAATACtaaatttatcattttgtTCCGGAAATTAGTAACTTGCATTAATCAATATTTAGAATATCATAGTCACCAAAAGAGtgtagtaaaatatattaaagtaGAATTTCTAAAATCAGCAGATGTAAGCTGGTTGGGATGTAGTCAGCATTGTCGAGAACTACTAGATATGTTTGTCAGTCTGGTGTGCCGAGTTCAAATTCACAATTGGTGCAAttgtatcaataaaattatgaaagggTCATTTTTAGGCAaaatgtcatcatcatctatGACCCCTATGCAAGAAattgcatttaaaaaatatactacgtTAAGAGTTAAAAAGTAG